In Pseudofrankia saprophytica, one genomic interval encodes:
- a CDS encoding DUF58 domain-containing protein, with amino-acid sequence MRDLAAALRGLTVRGRSFLAAGGACAISALVLGEQDLLRVAVLLLLLPLSAAVFVSRTRYRLACTRRIDPPRVAAGRAARVHVRLDNMSRLPTSVLLVEDRVPDALGAQARFVLDRIEPGGTRDLSYELRATHRGRYQLGPMSIRLADPFGFCELTRAFRSRDELVVTPTIELLPGARPEPHAAVSTLRRSALHGEDEVTTRPYRSGDDLRRVHWRTTARVGELMVRREEKPRVGGATVLLDDHLGSWGHHIGPASPFEWAVGATGSISAHLARSGYGVRLVTNHGLAAVATAGSVNPLLDELSTVTQVSTFDPTAAYTAIAAGDGGMLVLVLGQTSPEVARRLSAMRPRSAPAVAVLVDLTRWGNDAAARTDLAGCELAFSRAGWRVLVTGHGSRLADEWPRVSLPAVRYGTGWSRAGSQSGAPWLGATPRPSRGGPAVLPRDGRESAGDAHEVPR; translated from the coding sequence GTGCGCGACCTCGCCGCCGCCCTGCGCGGACTGACCGTCCGCGGCCGTTCGTTCCTGGCCGCGGGCGGCGCCTGCGCCATCTCCGCGCTGGTGCTCGGCGAGCAGGACCTGCTGCGGGTGGCCGTACTTCTCCTGCTGCTGCCGCTGTCGGCCGCCGTGTTCGTCTCCCGGACGCGCTACCGGCTCGCCTGCACCCGCCGGATCGACCCCCCTCGGGTCGCCGCCGGCCGGGCCGCGCGGGTGCACGTCCGGCTGGACAACATGAGCCGGCTGCCCACGTCGGTGCTGCTCGTCGAGGACCGGGTGCCCGACGCGCTCGGCGCCCAGGCCCGCTTCGTCCTCGACCGGATCGAGCCAGGCGGCACCCGGGACCTGTCCTACGAGCTGCGCGCCACGCACCGCGGGCGCTACCAGCTGGGCCCGATGTCGATCCGCCTCGCCGACCCGTTCGGGTTCTGCGAGCTGACCCGCGCCTTCCGCAGCCGTGACGAGCTGGTCGTGACGCCGACGATCGAGCTGCTGCCCGGAGCCCGCCCGGAGCCGCACGCCGCGGTCTCGACACTGCGGCGCTCCGCGCTGCACGGCGAGGACGAGGTGACCACTCGGCCCTACCGGTCCGGCGACGACCTGCGCCGGGTGCACTGGCGCACCACCGCCCGGGTCGGTGAGCTGATGGTGCGCCGGGAGGAGAAGCCACGGGTGGGCGGCGCGACCGTTCTGCTCGACGACCACCTCGGATCCTGGGGCCACCACATCGGCCCGGCATCGCCGTTCGAGTGGGCGGTCGGCGCGACCGGCTCGATCAGTGCGCATCTGGCCCGCAGTGGCTACGGCGTCCGGCTGGTCACCAATCACGGGCTCGCGGCCGTCGCGACGGCCGGCAGCGTGAACCCGCTGCTCGACGAGCTATCGACGGTCACCCAGGTCTCGACGTTCGACCCGACGGCGGCGTACACGGCGATCGCGGCCGGCGACGGCGGGATGCTGGTGCTCGTCCTCGGACAGACCTCGCCAGAGGTGGCCCGCCGCCTCAGCGCGATGCGGCCGCGCTCCGCGCCGGCCGTCGCCGTGCTCGTCGACCTCACCCGCTGGGGAAACGACGCCGCGGCCAGGACGGACCTCGCCGGCTGCGAGCTCGCGTTCAGCCGCGCCGGCTGGCGAGTGCTCGTCACCGGGCACGGCAGCCGGCTCGCCGACGAGTGGCCGCGGGTGTCGCTGCCCGCCGTCCGCTACGGGACCGGCTGGTCGCGCGCCGGCTCCCAGTCTGGCGCGCCCTGGCTCGGAGCCACCCCCCGCCCCAGCCGGGGCGGCCCGGCGGTGCTCCCGAGGGACGGGCGCGAAAGCGCCGGTGACGCACACGAGGTGCCGCGATGA
- a CDS encoding transglutaminaseTgpA domain-containing protein — protein sequence MTRPAMPAAGRPGATNRGGRLATLVGAGHASAQGQWVPTAVGAFASLMCALALTPLFRGLWWWFGPVLLAVLVVVGLAAFGRRIGLGPSATIVLSLTGLLLTLTGLCTRTEAWLGFVPNGASLARLTDLMSDGRGDMSRLAAPVPSRPGLVVLTVLGVALVALVVDLLTVAARRPTLAGLPLLGLFAVPAAVLPGGVGVVPFTVGVFGFLALLILDGRSVMRRWGRLVTTHGQGRSQLLLGGLAGRVAFGAVLLAVLVPVITPSLNGNGLVNRDTGSASGDGPGSSQTKVSPPMATLTQRLHDNPDRPVMTVLRPSDPDASLRLRQVALDDFDGSAFNMRQLEATTDDRIEHGLPRPPAGLTTTETVATISIRPGYPDVYLPVPGLPTSVKDLTGDWRLDRDTGTIFAAHANASGITYTVTAATPAPTSEELTAAGSPPEGLGIDVTLPKSLDPRVAELALQITQGRATSYDKVRAIQDYFRGGTFTYDLNGAPTNKPGALVEFLFGSRRGYCEQFASAMTVLVRSLGIPARVAVGFVDGVRQADGSRLIRNGDAHAWPEVWLPGTGWIAFEPTPRTDGATPAPNYAPDPSQGPAGGGASTPGQTQSATPAPDQDQPGTTQTEGPASAPRPANPDGHSTADLAGSLHQDDLSTPKLSVRTADPNAFKDVFLRETALDTFDGERFTSVRLPGAGDTSVAAGLPGPAVGVATTTVSATIAVHPDFHETDLPVPGVPASITGLAGDWWLNQPTSTLYATVGTSAAGATYTVEARIPAPTAAQRAATGPVPAELDADKALPSTLDPRVASLARQVTGGYRGNYDKVSAIERYLRGSAFTYDQNAVAGTLANFLFGTKRGFCVDYATAMTAMVRSLGIPARVAMGFAYGVPQPDGTLLYKNGNKHAWTEVWLPGTGWISFNPTPIGELRGLGDNTWAPAADQHQSETGQQPAATATLGAGEETGARTGMGRAAHLVLWVGIWLLVALAAIGLLLAPAIARRVIRRRRLRAGPAADAATADAVGEEPMRASARVRAGWAELLDVSTDLGIPLRPSDSPRMVVARLSSYLSAGPEAQDEQVVAARAALSRIGWAEERVRYAPPGTPLGGGAGTIGADVTTAIDALLAVAPRGRRLVAQVAPPSVLRRLTRSGAYAADERAWQRRSPDSAAASPDLSPQHESAEPPEPAGRS from the coding sequence ATGACTCGGCCTGCCATGCCCGCCGCCGGCCGGCCGGGCGCCACGAACCGCGGCGGACGGCTCGCCACCCTGGTGGGCGCCGGCCACGCCAGCGCCCAGGGCCAGTGGGTGCCCACGGCCGTCGGGGCGTTCGCCTCGCTGATGTGCGCGCTCGCGCTCACGCCGCTGTTCCGCGGTCTGTGGTGGTGGTTCGGCCCGGTGCTGCTCGCCGTCCTGGTGGTCGTCGGGCTCGCCGCCTTCGGCCGCCGCATCGGCCTCGGCCCGTCCGCCACCATCGTCCTGAGCCTCACCGGCCTCCTGCTCACGCTCACCGGGCTGTGCACGCGTACCGAGGCCTGGCTTGGCTTCGTGCCGAACGGCGCCAGCCTCGCGCGCCTGACGGACCTGATGTCCGACGGCCGGGGCGACATGTCCCGGCTGGCCGCGCCGGTACCGAGCCGGCCCGGGCTGGTCGTGCTGACCGTGCTCGGCGTCGCGCTGGTCGCGCTGGTGGTGGACCTGCTCACGGTCGCCGCCCGCCGGCCGACGCTGGCCGGGCTGCCGCTGCTGGGCCTGTTCGCGGTGCCGGCGGCCGTGCTGCCCGGCGGCGTCGGCGTGGTGCCGTTCACCGTCGGGGTGTTCGGATTCCTGGCGCTGCTCATACTCGACGGGCGTTCCGTGATGCGGCGGTGGGGGCGGCTCGTCACCACCCACGGCCAGGGGCGCTCCCAGCTGCTGCTGGGCGGCCTGGCCGGCCGGGTCGCCTTCGGCGCCGTGCTGCTCGCCGTGCTGGTCCCGGTGATCACGCCGTCGCTGAACGGCAACGGCCTGGTCAACCGCGACACCGGATCGGCGAGCGGGGACGGCCCCGGCAGCTCGCAGACCAAGGTGAGCCCGCCGATGGCGACCCTCACCCAGCGGCTGCACGACAACCCCGACCGCCCGGTGATGACGGTGCTGCGGCCGAGCGACCCGGACGCGTCGCTGCGGCTGCGGCAGGTGGCGCTGGACGACTTCGACGGCAGCGCCTTCAACATGCGGCAGCTGGAGGCGACCACCGACGACCGCATCGAGCACGGCCTGCCCCGCCCGCCCGCTGGCCTGACCACCACCGAGACCGTCGCGACGATCTCCATCAGGCCCGGCTACCCGGATGTCTACCTGCCGGTGCCAGGCCTCCCGACGTCGGTCAAGGACCTCACCGGCGACTGGCGGCTCGACCGCGACACCGGCACCATCTTCGCCGCCCACGCGAACGCGTCCGGCATCACCTACACCGTCACCGCCGCCACCCCGGCGCCCACCTCCGAGGAGCTCACCGCCGCGGGGTCGCCGCCGGAGGGCCTCGGCATCGACGTCACGCTGCCGAAGAGCCTCGACCCGCGGGTCGCCGAGCTCGCGCTGCAGATCACCCAGGGACGCGCCACCAGCTACGACAAGGTCCGCGCCATCCAGGACTACTTCCGCGGTGGCACCTTCACCTACGACCTGAACGGTGCGCCGACGAACAAGCCGGGGGCACTCGTCGAGTTCCTCTTCGGGAGCAGGCGGGGCTACTGCGAGCAGTTCGCCTCGGCGATGACGGTGCTCGTCCGGTCGCTGGGGATTCCGGCGCGGGTGGCCGTCGGCTTCGTCGACGGCGTCCGGCAGGCCGACGGCAGCCGGCTGATCCGCAACGGCGACGCGCACGCCTGGCCGGAGGTCTGGCTGCCCGGCACCGGCTGGATCGCCTTCGAGCCGACCCCGCGCACCGACGGCGCCACCCCGGCGCCGAACTACGCTCCCGACCCGAGCCAGGGTCCCGCCGGTGGCGGCGCGTCCACGCCGGGTCAGACCCAGTCGGCGACCCCGGCGCCCGACCAGGACCAGCCAGGCACGACCCAGACCGAGGGCCCGGCGAGCGCGCCGCGGCCGGCCAACCCCGACGGGCACTCGACCGCCGACCTCGCCGGCAGCCTGCACCAGGATGATCTCAGCACGCCGAAGCTGAGCGTGCGGACGGCGGACCCGAACGCCTTCAAGGACGTGTTCCTGCGGGAGACCGCGCTGGACACGTTCGACGGCGAACGCTTCACGTCGGTGCGGCTGCCCGGCGCCGGCGACACGTCGGTGGCCGCCGGCCTGCCCGGCCCCGCGGTGGGCGTCGCGACGACCACGGTGTCCGCGACGATCGCCGTCCATCCCGACTTCCACGAGACCGACCTGCCGGTGCCCGGCGTTCCGGCATCGATCACCGGGCTGGCCGGCGACTGGTGGCTGAACCAGCCGACCAGCACCCTCTACGCGACGGTCGGCACGTCGGCGGCCGGCGCCACCTACACGGTCGAGGCCAGGATCCCGGCGCCGACGGCCGCCCAGCGGGCCGCCACCGGACCGGTGCCCGCCGAGCTGGACGCCGACAAGGCGCTACCGTCCACCCTCGACCCGCGAGTCGCGTCGCTGGCGCGGCAGGTGACGGGCGGTTACCGGGGCAACTACGACAAGGTCAGCGCGATCGAGCGCTACCTGCGCGGCTCCGCGTTCACCTACGACCAAAACGCCGTCGCCGGCACGCTCGCCAACTTCCTGTTCGGCACGAAACGCGGCTTCTGCGTCGACTACGCGACGGCGATGACGGCGATGGTCCGGTCGCTCGGCATCCCGGCCCGGGTCGCGATGGGCTTCGCCTACGGCGTCCCACAGCCCGACGGCACGCTGCTCTACAAGAACGGCAACAAGCACGCCTGGACGGAGGTCTGGCTGCCCGGCACGGGCTGGATCAGCTTCAACCCGACCCCGATCGGCGAGCTGCGCGGCCTCGGCGACAACACCTGGGCACCCGCCGCCGACCAGCACCAGAGCGAGACCGGGCAACAGCCGGCGGCCACCGCGACCCTCGGCGCCGGCGAGGAGACGGGCGCACGGACGGGAATGGGCCGCGCGGCCCATCTCGTGCTGTGGGTCGGGATCTGGCTGCTGGTCGCGCTCGCCGCCATCGGCCTGCTGCTGGCGCCGGCCATCGCCCGGCGGGTGATCCGGCGCCGGCGGCTGCGCGCCGGGCCAGCGGCGGACGCGGCCACGGCCGACGCCGTCGGCGAGGAGCCCATGCGGGCGAGCGCGCGGGTGCGGGCTGGCTGGGCGGAGCTGCTGGACGTGTCGACGGACCTCGGCATCCCGCTGCGGCCCAGCGACTCGCCCCGGATGGTGGTCGCGCGCCTGTCCTCCTACCTGTCGGCGGGGCCGGAGGCGCAGGACGAGCAGGTCGTCGCCGCGCGGGCGGCGCTCAGCCGGATCGGCTGGGCCGAGGAGCGGGTCCGCTATGCCCCGCCGGGCACCCCGCTCGGCGGGGGCGCGGGCACCATCGGAGCCGACGTGACCACGGCGATCGACGCCCTGCTGGCCGTCGCGCCCCGTGGCCGCCGCCTGGTCGCGCAGGTCGCCCCGCCGTCCGTTCTGCGCAGACTGACTCGTTCGGGCGCCTATGCGGCCGACGAGCGTGCCTGGCAGCGCCGCTCCCCCGACTCGGCCGCGGCCTCGCCCGACCTCTCCCCCCAGCACGAGTCCGCGGAGCCGCCCGAGCCCGCCGGCCGCTCCTGA
- a CDS encoding DUF3040 domain-containing protein: MPLSENEQRMLEQIERALVEDDPKFASTVRSATPRTYLVRRIRRNAVLFVLGLAMLIVGVVLSQLPVLTVVLGILGFSIMLTAAVRGAGDLRRMSGRGPDQGRRAGAPRRRTRPSVTERFEERWRRRWEG, translated from the coding sequence ATGCCGCTCTCGGAGAACGAGCAGCGCATGCTCGAGCAGATCGAGCGCGCTCTTGTCGAGGACGACCCGAAGTTTGCGAGCACTGTCCGCTCGGCTACTCCGCGTACCTATCTGGTCCGCCGGATTCGCCGCAACGCGGTGTTGTTCGTCCTCGGGCTCGCGATGCTGATTGTCGGCGTCGTACTCAGCCAGCTGCCGGTACTGACCGTCGTACTGGGCATCCTCGGCTTTTCGATCATGCTGACCGCCGCCGTCCGCGGCGCCGGCGACCTGCGCCGCATGAGCGGCCGGGGCCCCGACCAGGGCCGTCGCGCCGGCGCCCCCCGCCGCCGCACCCGCCCCAGCGTCACCGAGCGCTTCGAGGAGCGCTGGCGTCGACGCTGGGAGGGGTGA
- the dinB gene encoding DNA polymerase IV, which translates to MTDRNASDRSGPDGSPPGETATGGAGSVGSDILHVDMDAFFAAVTLLARPELRGQPVIIGGGPRGVVLSATYEARAYGVHSAMPIARARRLCPAALVLPPERDRYQEVSRRVMAILRDVTPLVAPMSVDEAFLDVAGARRLFGTPAEIARMIRARVLAEEGITCSVGVAPTMFVAKIASTRCKPDGLLVVPPGEVLAFLHPLPTSALWGVGRATETALDRLGLRTIGDIADCPLLTLRHAVGDAVAHHLHALAHGRDERAVDPDTTEVSISAEHTLPVDVAEVDQLARELLRLSGQVGRRLRARGRAARTIGIKVRFADFTTVTRARTLREPTAVSQEIYRTALALLHEAGIAGRAVRLVGVRAASLTDAADTGHQLTFDERPAGWPQLDRATDAAGARFGAGAVAPASLLLRQVQPPPDPKRDKP; encoded by the coding sequence ATGACCGACAGGAACGCGTCCGACAGGAGCGGGCCCGACGGGAGCCCGCCCGGCGAGACCGCCACCGGCGGGGCCGGATCGGTGGGCAGCGACATCCTGCACGTCGACATGGACGCGTTCTTCGCCGCGGTGACGCTGCTCGCCCGGCCCGAGTTACGCGGCCAGCCGGTGATCATCGGCGGTGGGCCGCGCGGGGTGGTGCTCTCCGCGACCTACGAGGCGCGCGCCTACGGCGTCCACAGCGCCATGCCGATCGCCCGCGCCCGTCGCCTGTGCCCGGCCGCGCTGGTGCTGCCGCCGGAGCGGGACCGCTACCAGGAGGTCTCGCGGCGGGTGATGGCGATCCTGCGGGACGTCACCCCGCTGGTGGCGCCGATGTCCGTGGACGAGGCGTTCCTCGACGTCGCCGGCGCCCGCCGGCTGTTCGGGACTCCCGCCGAGATCGCCAGGATGATCCGCGCCAGGGTGCTCGCCGAGGAGGGGATCACCTGCTCGGTGGGCGTCGCGCCGACGATGTTCGTCGCGAAGATCGCCTCGACCAGATGCAAGCCGGACGGCCTGCTCGTCGTCCCGCCCGGCGAGGTGCTCGCGTTCCTGCACCCGCTGCCGACCTCCGCGCTGTGGGGAGTCGGGCGGGCCACCGAGACGGCGCTCGACCGACTCGGGCTGCGCACCATCGGTGACATCGCCGACTGCCCGCTGCTCACCCTGCGCCACGCCGTCGGCGACGCGGTCGCCCACCACCTGCACGCGCTCGCCCACGGCCGCGACGAGCGCGCCGTCGACCCGGACACGACCGAGGTCAGTATCAGCGCCGAGCACACCCTGCCCGTGGACGTCGCCGAGGTGGACCAGCTCGCGCGTGAGCTGCTGCGGCTGTCCGGCCAGGTGGGCCGCCGGCTGCGGGCACGCGGCCGGGCCGCCCGCACGATCGGGATCAAGGTCCGGTTCGCGGACTTCACGACGGTCACGAGGGCGCGGACGCTGCGTGAGCCCACCGCGGTGAGCCAGGAGATCTACCGAACGGCGCTGGCGCTGCTGCACGAGGCGGGGATCGCGGGGCGGGCCGTCCGGCTTGTCGGCGTCCGAGCCGCGAGCCTCACCGACGCCGCCGACACCGGCCACCAACTCACCTTCGACGAGCGCCCAGCCGGCTGGCCCCAGCTGGACCGGGCCACCGACGCGGCCGGAGCCCGTTTCGGCGCGGGCGCCGTAGCCCCCGCCAGCCTGCTCCTCCGCCAGGTCCAACCGCCACCCGACCCGAAACGCGACAAGCCCTGA
- a CDS encoding methyltransferase domain-containing protein, with protein sequence MTVARPPASSSDPRHAAVWRALEDILAAAGPVGPGLTVVDAGGGSGGFAVPLAQRGHRVTVVDPSQDALAALARRAADAGVADRVTGSQGDLAELATAAGPAVAAAGGADLLLCHAVLDQVEDPEQALAAAVRVLRPGGWLSLLVAGRAGAVLARALAGRFGEAARVLTDPAGQTVPGEPIRRFDTAEAMSLVRSAGAEVVAVHGVRVFADLAAAPPPARGEGEREPPAAWADQLADLEAAVSTRPPYRDLAAQLHVLARRVPAAP encoded by the coding sequence ATGACGGTCGCCCGCCCGCCCGCCTCCTCGTCGGACCCGCGGCACGCGGCCGTGTGGCGGGCGCTCGAGGACATCCTCGCCGCCGCCGGGCCGGTCGGGCCGGGGCTCACCGTCGTCGACGCCGGCGGGGGCAGCGGCGGCTTCGCCGTGCCGCTCGCGCAGCGCGGGCATCGGGTGACGGTCGTCGACCCGAGCCAGGACGCGCTGGCCGCGCTCGCCAGGCGCGCCGCCGACGCCGGTGTGGCCGACCGGGTGACCGGCAGCCAGGGAGACCTGGCCGAGCTCGCCACCGCCGCCGGCCCGGCCGTCGCCGCCGCCGGCGGCGCCGACCTGCTGCTCTGCCACGCCGTCCTGGACCAGGTCGAGGATCCCGAGCAGGCGCTCGCCGCGGCGGTGCGGGTGCTGCGCCCCGGCGGCTGGCTGAGCCTGCTCGTCGCCGGCCGGGCCGGCGCCGTGCTCGCCAGGGCGCTCGCCGGCAGGTTCGGCGAGGCGGCCCGGGTGCTCACCGACCCGGCGGGCCAGACTGTCCCGGGGGAGCCCATCCGCCGCTTCGACACCGCCGAGGCCATGTCCCTGGTGCGCTCGGCCGGCGCCGAGGTGGTCGCGGTCCACGGTGTGCGGGTGTTCGCCGACCTGGCCGCGGCGCCCCCGCCGGCCCGCGGCGAGGGCGAGCGGGAACCGCCCGCGGCCTGGGCCGACCAGCTCGCCGACCTGGAGGCCGCCGTGTCCACCCGTCCGCCCTACCGTGACCTGGCCGCCCAGCTGCACGTACTCGCCCGCCGCGTCCCGGCCGCGCCATGA